Proteins encoded in a region of the Stieleria neptunia genome:
- a CDS encoding YicC/YloC family endoribonuclease, with translation MTQATSTLAPACGIRSMTGQGRAAGKTDIGTVTVELRTVNNRGFKCSVRTPDSLSGSEALIESVVREHLHRGSINLSINLEHQQGQTPVQINDTVLAGYIRQCKSAMEQSGVDADANVSLDVAALMNLPGVQTGARPKGDDAEKVFQQARRVVIAALENLIEMREQEGAHMAETLLGDCETIAAHVRAIETLAPQAAESYRVRLEAKVQRVLAQYDAEVNPVDLLREVQVYADKADVSEEITRLDSHLKLFQAVLRGESPDGDKQSGRDEPVGRKLDFIIQEMFRETNTIGSKSAHAEVSAIVVEIKCAIERMRELVQNLE, from the coding sequence ATGACACAAGCCACCTCGACCCTCGCGCCCGCCTGCGGCATCCGCAGCATGACCGGCCAGGGAAGGGCCGCGGGAAAGACGGACATCGGGACCGTCACGGTCGAGTTGCGGACGGTCAACAACCGTGGATTCAAGTGTTCGGTGCGGACCCCGGATTCACTCTCGGGCAGCGAAGCGCTGATCGAATCGGTGGTCCGAGAACACTTGCACCGCGGCTCGATCAACCTGTCGATCAACCTGGAGCACCAGCAAGGCCAAACGCCGGTGCAGATCAACGACACCGTGCTGGCCGGCTACATTCGCCAGTGCAAATCGGCGATGGAGCAGTCCGGGGTGGACGCCGATGCGAATGTTTCGCTCGACGTCGCCGCCTTGATGAACCTGCCCGGGGTCCAGACCGGAGCGCGGCCGAAGGGCGATGATGCCGAAAAAGTATTCCAGCAAGCCCGGCGGGTCGTCATCGCGGCGCTGGAAAACCTGATCGAGATGCGCGAGCAAGAAGGCGCGCACATGGCCGAAACACTACTCGGCGATTGCGAGACGATCGCGGCGCACGTGCGAGCGATCGAGACGCTGGCCCCCCAGGCGGCGGAAAGTTATCGGGTCCGGCTGGAAGCGAAAGTCCAGCGGGTGTTGGCCCAATACGATGCCGAGGTCAATCCGGTCGATCTGCTTCGCGAAGTCCAGGTGTATGCCGACAAGGCGGACGTCAGCGAGGAAATCACCCGCCTGGACAGTCATTTGAAACTTTTCCAGGCCGTGTTACGGGGGGAGAGCCCCGACGGCGACAAGCAATCCGGGCGCGACGAACCGGTGGGCCGAAAACTGGATTTCATCATCCAGGAGATGTTCCGCGAAACCAACACGATCGGTTCTAAATCCGCCCACGCCGAGGTTTCGGCGATCGTGGTCGAAATCAAATGTGCGATCGAGCGGATGCGCGAACTGGTCCAAAACCTGGAGTAG
- the secG gene encoding preprotein translocase subunit SecG — translation MTTLTNQTLILGSLGSAALGWLMFILSVFLILLILVQRGKGGGLTGALGGPGGQSAFGSKAGDTFTLITAVSAVIWGLVCAIAMYSLGVPPLTADDADYTVDDTPALKSSADETTGTTGSSGLSGLSGLLSDEPAESDEDAAADGDAAADSESEPATGTPTMELTPAETATAEESTEETPDETPADETPAETSEATPE, via the coding sequence ATGACCACGCTTACCAATCAGACCTTGATCCTGGGTTCACTCGGCAGCGCCGCACTGGGCTGGCTGATGTTCATCCTCTCGGTGTTTTTAATCCTGCTGATCCTTGTCCAGCGCGGCAAGGGTGGCGGATTGACCGGCGCCCTGGGCGGCCCCGGCGGTCAAAGTGCCTTCGGCAGCAAAGCCGGCGACACGTTCACCCTGATCACCGCCGTTTCGGCGGTCATCTGGGGCTTGGTCTGTGCCATCGCGATGTACTCCCTGGGCGTCCCGCCGCTGACCGCCGACGACGCCGACTACACGGTCGACGACACCCCCGCACTGAAATCATCCGCCGATGAAACCACCGGAACCACCGGCAGTAGTGGTCTGAGCGGTCTGAGCGGATTGCTGTCCGACGAGCCGGCGGAATCCGATGAAGATGCCGCAGCGGATGGAGATGCCGCAGCGGACAGCGAAAGCGAACCGGCGACCGGAACGCCCACGATGGAATTGACACCGGCCGAAACCGCCACCGCAGAAGAGAGCACCGAAGAGACGCCGGACGAAACACCAGCGGACGAAACCCCAGCGGAGACGTCTGAGGCAACGCCCGAGTAG
- the tpiA gene encoding triose-phosphate isomerase, which yields MSRRTIIAGNWKMNTRAAGGAQLAQGIADAVGENPTVEVVVCPPSVYLSRVGDVLAGSAVSLGAQNLYPAQDGAFTGEVNAAMLCDSGCRYVILGHSERRAILGETDAQISEKLAAALAGNLVPIVCVGETLEDRESGNTEAVVETQLRGSLEGLDEARASGVVIAYEPVWAIGTGKTASPEQAEEVHAFIRKLLGELFTEDVAQQMRIQYGGSVKPDNAKELLGQPNIDGALVGGASLKVDDFVAIINAG from the coding sequence GTGAGCCGCCGAACGATTATCGCCGGAAACTGGAAAATGAACACACGCGCCGCAGGCGGCGCGCAACTGGCCCAAGGCATCGCCGATGCCGTCGGGGAAAACCCGACGGTCGAAGTCGTTGTCTGCCCGCCGTCGGTCTACCTGAGCCGAGTCGGTGACGTGCTGGCCGGATCCGCCGTCAGCCTGGGGGCACAGAACCTGTATCCCGCCCAAGACGGTGCCTTCACGGGCGAAGTCAACGCCGCCATGTTGTGCGATAGCGGCTGCCGCTACGTCATCCTGGGACACAGCGAACGGCGCGCCATTCTGGGCGAGACCGATGCCCAGATCAGCGAAAAGCTGGCCGCCGCGCTGGCAGGCAACCTGGTCCCGATCGTCTGCGTCGGCGAAACGCTCGAAGACCGCGAAAGCGGCAACACCGAAGCAGTCGTCGAAACGCAACTCCGCGGCTCGCTGGAAGGGCTCGATGAAGCCCGCGCCTCGGGCGTCGTGATCGCCTACGAACCCGTCTGGGCCATCGGCACCGGCAAAACGGCATCGCCCGAACAAGCCGAAGAAGTGCATGCGTTCATCCGCAAGCTGCTCGGCGAACTGTTCACCGAGGACGTCGCACAACAGATGAGAATTCAGTACGGCGGCAGCGTCAAACCGGATAATGCCAAGGAATTGCTCGGCCAACCGAATATTGACGGCGCCCTCGTCGGCGGTGCCAGTCTAAAAGTGGATGACTTCGTCGCCATCATCAATGCCGGCTGA
- the aroF gene encoding 3-deoxy-7-phosphoheptulonate synthase — MILILKGGVTDEQVDHVIERVEAMGLKAHLSRGTFRTIIGIIGDESKIVVESVRSIPGVAQVVPVLPPYKLASREAHPESSVIDVSGVKIGGGNIGMIAGPCSVEEEDRMHRIAEQVAKAGANIFRGGAYKPRTSPYAFQGLGEAGLKRLRDVGDAHGMPVVTEVTDPRLVELVSEYADMLQVGARNMQNFALLNEVGASQRPVLLKRGMSATVTDLLMCAEYILSKGNPNVVLCERGVKGFDPATRNLFDVAAVPLVQQLSHLPIIVDPSHATGKPELIPACAMAGLAAGADGVHIEVHDCPEVAKSDGPQALLPEQYAELASQLKSLAALLGKTLSPLPEKTA, encoded by the coding sequence GTGATTCTGATTCTCAAGGGCGGAGTGACCGACGAACAAGTCGACCACGTCATCGAGCGTGTCGAAGCGATGGGTTTGAAAGCGCACCTGTCGCGGGGCACGTTTCGGACGATCATCGGCATCATCGGCGATGAATCCAAGATCGTGGTGGAATCGGTACGTTCCATCCCGGGGGTCGCACAAGTCGTCCCGGTGCTCCCGCCTTATAAATTGGCGTCCCGGGAGGCCCACCCCGAATCCAGCGTGATCGATGTCAGTGGCGTCAAGATCGGCGGCGGAAACATCGGCATGATCGCCGGCCCGTGCAGCGTCGAAGAAGAAGACCGCATGCACCGGATCGCCGAACAGGTCGCCAAGGCCGGTGCAAACATTTTCCGCGGCGGCGCCTACAAGCCGCGGACCAGCCCCTACGCGTTTCAGGGACTCGGCGAAGCCGGACTGAAACGACTCCGCGACGTCGGCGACGCCCATGGGATGCCGGTCGTGACCGAAGTGACCGATCCGCGGTTGGTCGAATTGGTGTCCGAATACGCCGACATGCTGCAGGTCGGGGCCCGAAACATGCAGAATTTCGCGCTGCTCAATGAAGTCGGCGCGTCGCAGCGACCGGTGTTGCTCAAACGCGGCATGTCCGCCACCGTGACCGACTTGCTGATGTGTGCCGAATACATTTTGTCCAAAGGCAATCCCAACGTGGTGCTGTGCGAGCGCGGCGTGAAAGGATTTGACCCGGCGACGCGGAACCTGTTCGACGTCGCCGCCGTTCCGCTGGTCCAGCAACTCAGCCACCTGCCGATCATCGTCGACCCCTCGCACGCCACGGGGAAACCGGAATTGATCCCCGCCTGTGCCATGGCCGGTTTGGCCGCCGGTGCCGACGGGGTCCACATCGAAGTGCACGATTGCCCGGAAGTCGCCAAGAGTGACGGCCCGCAAGCGTTGCTGCCCGAACAATATGCCGAATTAGCGAGCCAACTGAAGTCGCTCGCCGCCCTCCTTGGAAAGACCCTTTCACCCTTGCCGGAGAAGACAGCGTGA